From the Musa acuminata AAA Group cultivar baxijiao chromosome BXJ3-1, Cavendish_Baxijiao_AAA, whole genome shotgun sequence genome, the window CCAACGCTACGACAGCGCTCATTTTGCCTCGCCGATCCTCGTTCTCTACACCGCTGCCTCAGTTGATGGAAGCTTCGACCATGGCGAGATCTCTCCTCACCGCGCCTCCGCCCCTATGTGGCCCTCGCGCGCACCCGGAGCCCCTCTCCTCTCCGCCCCTCAGGGTTCACGCGAGGTTTACTCGCCCTATCTCCATCTCAAACCCCAAAACTTCCACTTCGGCGTTGCGATTAGAGAAGATCAACCGGTTCCTAACCCGGTGTTCCTTGGACTGGGTCGAGACGAAAGCGGATGTTCCCATCGAGAAAAGTTGATTCCTTTCTGATTCTTTTGCTCCGAGATCGGTGATTTGTTGGTGTGTTTTCTCATTTTGCTTATTTTTGTTGGTGGATTTGAAGGGTTCCCGCCGTTTCCGGCTGTAATGGACATAAATCAGATCCGCAACATTTTGCCTCATCGGTGAGAATAGTTCGCCTCTCGGTTGTTTTGGTTTGTATTATTGATCCGAGTACGATGCTGGAGATTGATCTGATGATGTGCGGCCTGGATTTTAGGTTTCCATTTCTGTTGGTTGATAGAGTGATCGAATACACGCCTGGACATACAGCTGTTGGCATCAAGAACGTTACCATTAATGATAACTTCTTCCCGGGACATTTCCCCGAGCGTCCGATAATGCCTGGCGTTCTCATGGTTGAGGTATCTACTTGATCACACGATCATTACCTTTCCTTTTTTACTTCTAGTTTATGGTTATTTTTGGTAAGATGTAGGGAATATGTTATcatccttttatttatttatcgaaGGATTTTGTGAATATTCTCATATCATAGTGAAGTCTCAGGGT encodes:
- the LOC135629715 gene encoding uncharacterized protein LOC135629715, translating into MEASTMARSLLTAPPPLCGPRAHPEPLSSPPLRVHARFTRPISISNPKTSTSALRLEKINRFLTRCSLDWVETKADVPIEKRFPPFPAVMDINQIRNILPHRFPFLLVDRVIEYTPGHTAVGIKNVTINDNFFPGHFPERPIMPGVLMVEAMAQVGGLVMLQPEVGGSRENFFFAGIDKVRFRKPVIAGDTLVMRMTLIKLQKRFGIAKMEGKAYVGGDLVCEGEFLMATGSGSE